A region from the Triplophysa rosa linkage group LG4, Trosa_1v2, whole genome shotgun sequence genome encodes:
- the xpa gene encoding DNA repair protein complementing XP-A cells isoform X1, with the protein METLQTAIASREDTGPFKKPLFDKKDHCNDGDHNETNYVDLGNPSDMKSDSAKTVKVTFTGEGSQLAIFKSKGDASVSIKSPVEREDNENVEKSLPEECFNNADIEKCYAERLSGERAPLIRVPSEDEFTEDESKKDADLKNEDSKHETEELQYTDMYLNSRCESKDSTSAADVESHYITTHEIQLTEQDHDVDYEVGRGSCWDFEDDNLVYSFVDYASFESDETTRKRIQSKVKSNKVQPSLRAAKLCAPGALVSTESELCESDKCASSDEGVGKTQHDRRNTTGPIHLSIKTSSRAINEHVNVLQQKNVRFHTRRAAERQYSFRSSDSKSETLYDRCFIPPPGRQHLASKLGVKDINEYSSGASSSVSELDDADKEVRNLTARSFRSLACPYFDTIHLSSSSESSMSEHSLSINKWSAFVDLNYSNLTQGLDQNMLARRNSTPIMEGNNSAEYKNNKDVLHTNIPNPQTNILSLKNNLNSRQASSGSSKKIEIRSKPGSTETITLETLNFSCNVGGGIPARERRAKRSLDAMASRSTAEVMGIAPAKPVCETESQVRETSETFEDTHKKAIFASSLLKNIISKKMQFEQELKMERGEICDTHTVPSLCSQYKDLDAKKEKEEMQSENSETESGHSQEERKDVTDIVYCVSDVEPPETMRSQPAELTESPCDPGIAHKLDPSDAPHIPLTPSQTSAFKTWKDGQQESEAQGEGDPQCALEYTQPNTSTERVLESSECVEGESSKMIKMSHLYVPSSQLMPKEKEAVGLSLHNLKVNGDVAESDGGGCAKLGSGQLRCSEDTDKTSPCRKAPEIKIRIRSVKENQGNRLNIANLLTPNIQYSVNPKKATNESKTNLLNITDKVPHFMVRDIRDSKCKFQTPIHQVRDVRKLVKSSYRFVALENASGTLREDGKPSVRAPDKKPFPTPMVIKCQSVNTNSATNHDPVNVSSKEESEIVPETARTSPNLPSECASKSDGARAPARAPCAKQLLTEQHEFSLKIDAKKSDCCEKKPDSKVSNQIALEKLKAAVKTMEQLYVFDRNEWKRKTQAPRPITDSHVLSLITREEQGVATKTDLDKECGRADNEKFTSSQLHTEKLATASCVGGVIDEDKMCMPTSSHSQKELVAQRADYLNNKCVFRVGGNLNAPAQITVANESTQQICSSRNYTHKAPLSLKICPSKAKIEDRNTVLEHQRHLPSDSSDNYLTIPVKASNSKLPQPPKPSHQPLQRSPIVMKSWSPETQTATIYHQAVALPAVPAIPAPQPQVLCLTPPADPLPPHIQRKLLLDPTTGQYYLVDTPVPMQPAAQRFYHPESGQYLDIPFSLTPVPVSVSPVTFSPAAYPPTYLVYPSTMLATHPHLNTQSHSSTCSEGDDTVETGSLCMIQPGVAVPSSTKPVISITSQQSARIVAPPSFDGTTMSFVVEHR; encoded by the coding sequence ATGGAGACACTTCAAACGGCCATAGCGAGCAGAGAGGACACCGGACCGTTCAAAAAGCCGCTTTTTGACAAGAAAGACCATTGCAACGATGGCGATCACAACGAAACAAATTACGTAGACCTCGGTAATCCGTCGGACATGAAGTCGGATAGCGCAAAAACCGTGAAAGTCACTTTCACGGGCGAAGGGAGCCAACTGGCCATTTTCAAAAGCAAAGGCGACGCGTCCGTCTCCATTAAGAGCCCCGTGGAGCGAGAGGATAACGAAAATGTTGAGAAAAGTTTACCAGAAGAGTGCTTCAATAACGCCGACATTGAAAAGTGCTACGCGGAAAGACTTTCTGGAGAGCGCGCCCCCCTGATACGCGTCCCCTCAGAGGATGAGTTTACAGAAGATGAGAGTAAAAAGGACGCGGATctaaaaaatgaagattctaaACATGAAACGGAGGAGTTGCAATACACGGATATGTACTTGAACAGTCGCTGTGAATCGAAAGATAGCACGAGCGCAGCGGACGTGGAGTCGCACTATATCACGACCCACGAGATTCAGCTAACGGAGCAGGATCACGATGTGGATTACGAGGTTGGTCGCGGATCCTGCTGGGATTTCGAGGATGATAATCTGGTTTATTCGTTTGTTGATTACGCATCGTTTGAGAGCGACGAAACTACTCGTAAGAGAATTCAAAGCAAGGTGAAGAGCAATAAAGTTCAGCCCTCTTTACGCGCAGCGAAGCTTTGCGCCCCCGGTGCGCTGGTCAGCACCGAAAGTGAACTTTGCGAATCCGACAAATGTGCCAGCTCGGATGAGGGCGTGGGTAAGACCCAACACGACCGCCGAAACACGACGGGACCTATTCACCTGTCGATCAAAACGTCTTCTCGGGCCATCAACGAGCACGTCAATGTCTTACAACAGAAGAATGTGCGCTTTCACACAAGACGCGCAGCTGAACGTCAATATTCATTCAGAAGTTCCGATTCCAAAAGCGAAACCCTGTATGACCGGTGCTTTATTCCACCTCCGGGTCGCCAACACCTAGCGAGCAAACTTGGAGTGAAAGACATCAACGAATATTCCAGTGGCGCGTCAAGTTCCGTTAGCGAGCTGGATGACGCCGATAAAGAGGTGCGCAATCTTACCGCCCGTTCATTCCGGAGTCTGGCGTGTCCTTACTTTGATACCATTCATCTGAGCAGCTCCAGTGAGTCCTCAATGTCAGAACACAGCCTAAGTATTAACAAATGGTCCGCTTTCGTCGACTTAAATTACAGCAATTTGACACAGGGACTTGACCAGAACATGCTGGCGCGCAGGAACTCTACGCCCATTATGGAGGGGAATAACAGCGCtgagtataaaaacaataaagatgTGCTTCACACTAATATACCGAACCCACAAACGAATATATTGTCGTTGAAAAACAACTTGAACTCTCGACAGGCGTCCTCCGGGTCGTCTAAAAAAATTGAGATACGGAGCAAACCGGGCAGCACGGAAACCATCACACTAGAAACCTTGAACTTCAGTTGCAATGTCGGAGGAGGCATACCTGCGCGCGAGAggcgcgcaaaacgctccctggATGCCATGGCGTCACGTTCCACAGCTGAAGTAATGGGCATCGCGCCAGCCAAGCCGGTGTGCGAGACAGAAAGTCAGGTGCGTGAAACGAGTGAAACATTTGAAGATACCCACAAAAAAGCCATTTTTGCCTCCagtcttttaaaaaacatcatCTCCAAGAAAATGCAGTTTGAACAAGAGCTCAAAATGGAAAGGGGCGAAATATGCGACACACACACTGTGCCTTCATTGTGCTCTCAATATAAGGATCTGGACgcgaagaaagaaaaagaggagATGCAGAGTGAAAACTCAGAAACTGAGTCTGGACACTCTCAAGAGGAACGCAAGGACGTAACAGACATTGTATATTGTGTCTCAGATGTTGAGCCACCAGAGACCATGCGTTCCCAGCCTGCTGAACTCACCGAGTCACCTTGTGACCCAGGAATTGCTCATAAATTAGACCCAAGCGATGCCCCACACATTCCTCTGACACCCAGTCAAACGAGCGCTTTCAAAACCTGGAAAGATGGTCAGCAAGAATCTGAAGCGCAGGGTGAAGGAGATCCTCAGTGCGCACTGGAGTATACTCAGCCAAATACTTCCACTGAACGCGTGCTGGAAAGCAGCGAATGTGTTGAGGGCGAGAGTAGTAAGATGATTAAGATGTCTCACTTGTATGTCCCTAGCTCGCAGCTTATGCCTAAAGAGAAGGAAGCTGTCGGGCTTTcattacataatctgaaagtgAATGGAGATGTTGCGGAGTCAGACGGGGGAGGGTGCGCAAAACTTGGCTCTGGCCAGCTTCGGTGCTCTGAGGACACGGACAAAACCTCGCCGTGCCGAAAAGCCCCCGAGATCAAAATACGCATTCGCAGTGTCAAAGAAAACCAAGGCAATCGGTTGAATATCGCCAACCTTTTAACTCCTAATATCCAGTACAGCGTCAATCCTAAAAAGGCGACCAACGAGTCTAAAACTAATTTGCTCAACATAACTGACAAAGTTCCGCATTTTATGGTGAGGGATATCAGAGACAGTAAATGTAAGTTCCAGACGCCCATTCATCAAGTCAGAGACGTGCGCAAATTGGTTAAAAGCTCATATAGGTTCGTTGCGCTAGAAAACGCTTCAGGGACGTTACGCGAAGATGGCAAACCTAGTGTTAGGGCTCCTGACAAGAAGCCATTTCCTACACCAATGGTTATAAAATGCCAGTCTGTGAACACGAACAGTGCTACAAATCACGATCCCGTGAATGTCAGCTCTAAAGAGGAGAGCGAGATTGTGCCCGAAACAGCAAGAACGTCTCCAAATCTCCCATCTGAATGCGCTTCTAAAAGCGACGGCGCGCGCGCACCGGCCAGAGCTCCGTGCGCAAAGCAGCTTTTAACGGAACAGCACGAGTTTAGTTTAAAAATCGACGCCAAAAAATCAGATTGCTGCGAGAAGAAACCAGACTCGAAAGTCTCGAATCAAATAGCCCTCGAGAAGTTAAAGGCAGCCGTGAAAACCATGGAGCAACTGTACGTTTTTGACAGAAACGAGTGGAAGCGCAAAACGCAAGCGCCACGACCGATCACTGACAGTCACGTGCTGTCATTAATCACGAGAGAGGAGCAAGGGGTCGCGACCAAAACGGACTTAGATAAGGAATGTGGAAGAGCCGATAATGAGAAATTTACAAGCTCTCAGCTGCACACCGAGAAGTTGGCCACAGCTTCTTGTGTTGGTGGTGTGATAGATGAGGATAAAATGTGTATGCCAACAAGTTCTCACAGTCAGAAAGAATTAGTAGCCCAAAGGGcagattatttgaataacaAGTGTGTGTTTAGGGTTGGAGGTAACCTCAACGCACCTGCCCAAATAACTGTGGCGAATGAGAGCACTCAACAAATATGTTCTAGCAGGAACTACACACATAAAGCGCCTTTGTCACTGAAAATCTGTCCTTCAAAAGCAAAAATTGAGGACAGGAACACTGTTTTAGAGCACCAGCGGCATCTGCCCTCAGATTCCTCAGATAATTACCTGACCATCCCTGTTAAAGCTTCAAATTCCAAACTACCCCAACCTCCAAAGCCTTCCCATCAGCCCTTGCAGCGCTCACCTATAGTTATGAAGTCATGGTCACCAGAGACTCAGACTGCCACAATATATCACCAGGCTGTTGCCCTCCCAGCCGTGCCTGCCATACCTGCCCCCCAACCCCAGGTACTGTGCCTCACCCCGCCCGCAGATCCCCTTCCCCCTCACATCCAGCGCAAACTCCTGCTGGACCCCACCACAGGACAGTACTACTTAGTGGACACCCCTGTACCCATGCAGCCGGCCGCCCAGAGGTTTTACCATCCCGAGAGCGGTCAGTACTTGGACATTCCTTTTTCGCTCACGCCTGTGCCCGTGTCGGTCTCGCCGGTTACCTTCAGCCCGGCAGCTTATCCCCCCACGTACCTGGTTTACCCGTCGACCATGTTGGCGACTCACCCGCACCTCAACACTCAGTCCCACTCCTCCACCTGCTCAGAGGGCGACGACACTGTGGAGACAGGCAGCCTGTGTATGATCCAGCCGGGCGTGGCGGTACCCAGCAGCACCAAACCTGTTATTAGTATTACATCACAGCAAAGCGCCCGGATCGTTGCCCCTCCCTCCTTTGATGGCACAACTATGAGCTTTGTGGTGGAACATAGATGA